A window of Trichomycterus rosablanca isolate fTriRos1 chromosome 5, fTriRos1.hap1, whole genome shotgun sequence contains these coding sequences:
- the nat8 gene encoding probable N-acetyltransferase camello, translating into MNEIKIRRYEVDDDEDVKEIFALGMSEHVPSSCLHVLKQPPTQMLLACVFCALLASSKSLLLPILAVTLILAAGRQGINYMFSRYIQTSLDNDLNHIRKTYIEQANSCFWVAECQGRVVGTVACLPAERNEGCLELKRMSVKHSHRGQGIAKMLCRTVTEFARVKGFPAVFLYTSVVQTDAQRLYENIGYKRTKEFVAPEFIAKVVNFTLIEYRLDLQQPGN; encoded by the coding sequence ATGAATGAAATCAAGATCCGCCGCTATGAGGTTGATGATGACGAGGACGTGAAAGAGATCTTCGCACTTGGCATGAGTGAACATGTACCATCTTCGTGCCTGCATGTGCTGAAGCAGCCTCCTACACAGATGCTACTGGCATGTGTATTCTGTGCTCTACTGGCCAGCTCCAAGTCACTTCTGCTGCCCATCCTGGCAGTCACACTGATACTGGCTGCAGGGCGCCAGGGAATCAACTACATGTTCTCGAGGTACATCCAGACTTCACTGGACAATGATCTTAACCACATTCGAAAAACATACATAGAGCAGGCAAACTCCTGCTTCTGGGTAGCTGAGTGCCAGGGTCGGGTGGTGGGCACAGTAGCATGCCTCCCTGCAGAGCGCAACGAGGGCTGCCTTGAGCTGAAGCGAATGTCAGTGAAGCACTCGCACCGCGGACAGGGCATTGCTAAAATGTTGTGCCGCACTGTAACCGAGTTTGCCCGTGTAAAGGGTTTTCCAGCGGTGTTTCTGTACACATCGGTGGTACAGACTGATGCACAAAGGCTTTATGAGAATATTGGCTACAAGAGGACCAAAGAATTTGTTGCCCCAGAATTTATAGCCAAGGTAGTCAACTTCACGTTAATCGAATACAGGCTCGACCTGCAGCAGCCAGGAAACTGA